A region of Spirochaetota bacterium DNA encodes the following proteins:
- a CDS encoding outer membrane protein transport protein, which translates to MLQKITATLVVIFIYSNGFCFLENYNNYQHLIGERAAGLGGAYCALANDGAALWYNPAGLANIIDSKLNLSVNTYSYLTRNSPQYWQIEEQAGKYQSLDLKETDISVIPTSVAYARRVNWIGNDVIAYGLFVPMQDAIQATIAGRATGSVMNVDLNATYRINTKAYYGIAGYGLKISNNLNAGLTAALGYFQGKGGANISAYLDPGGTNQSEIAMIIDNELTAMTSFGGVGMQYLLTPHHHLGAYYRSPVYRVYASRKEKMTTQQVGPIFPSNSSESTTVEDNFRFKIVPAYISLGYGYTREGKWSFTCEGIMHYTNPDYPKKVLNGKVGLEIYIHDDVIVRTGFFTDFSQKNTVTQTSENDEKNDYYGATLSFSFGNDLNPLQNDTIKAKSMWTTIGVSYQLGIGDIRGFRFYTVSSGSDPIVHHYTHRISIYIGESIAF; encoded by the coding sequence ATGTTACAAAAAATTACTGCTACATTGGTAGTGATTTTTATATATTCCAATGGCTTCTGTTTTCTTGAAAACTACAACAATTACCAGCATTTAATTGGCGAAAGAGCAGCCGGGCTTGGTGGTGCATATTGTGCATTAGCTAATGACGGAGCTGCGTTATGGTATAACCCTGCAGGTTTAGCCAACATTATTGATAGTAAATTAAATCTTTCGGTTAATACGTATAGCTACTTAACACGCAACTCACCACAATACTGGCAAATTGAAGAGCAAGCAGGCAAATATCAAAGCCTAGACTTGAAAGAAACTGATATTTCAGTTATTCCTACAAGCGTTGCATATGCACGCAGAGTTAATTGGATAGGCAATGATGTTATTGCATACGGATTGTTTGTTCCAATGCAGGATGCAATTCAGGCTACTATAGCAGGGAGAGCAACTGGTAGTGTCATGAATGTTGATCTTAATGCTACGTATAGAATCAACACGAAAGCATACTATGGCATAGCAGGATATGGTTTAAAAATCAGCAATAATCTCAATGCAGGATTAACAGCAGCATTAGGGTATTTTCAAGGCAAAGGTGGGGCAAATATTTCTGCATATCTTGACCCCGGTGGAACTAATCAAAGTGAAATTGCAATGATTATTGATAATGAGCTAACTGCAATGACTTCATTTGGTGGTGTTGGTATGCAATATTTGTTGACTCCCCATCATCATCTTGGTGCATACTACCGTTCGCCTGTATACAGAGTATACGCATCAAGAAAAGAAAAGATGACAACTCAACAGGTTGGCCCCATCTTTCCTTCCAACAGTTCTGAAAGTACAACAGTAGAAGATAATTTTCGCTTTAAGATAGTTCCTGCATATATCTCACTGGGTTATGGATACACACGTGAAGGTAAATGGTCATTTACATGTGAAGGGATCATGCACTATACAAATCCAGATTATCCAAAAAAAGTCTTAAATGGCAAAGTTGGTTTGGAAATATATATACATGATGATGTAATAGTAAGAACCGGCTTTTTTACTGACTTCAGCCAAAAAAATACAGTAACACAGACTTCCGAAAATGATGAAAAAAATGACTACTATGGAGCAACATTAAGCTTTTCGTTTGGCAATGATTTAAATCCCTTACAAAACGATACAATAAAAGCAAAAAGCATGTGGACAACCATTGGAGTATCGTATCAGTTGGGGATAGGCGATATTCGTGGTTTTAGATTCTATACGGTTTCTTCTGGCTCTGACCCCATAGTACACCACTATACACACCGTATAAGCATTTACATTGGAGAATCAATTGCATTTTAA
- a CDS encoding HgcAB-associated protein, with product MNTSECCTSSTCSIEAIVTVDERGQVVLPKELRDKFGVKAGDKFIVASLMNDASLCCIALIKADSLNSVIVEQIAPVVSGVRK from the coding sequence ATGAATACATCAGAATGTTGCACTTCATCCACATGTTCAATTGAGGCGATAGTGACTGTTGATGAACGTGGACAGGTAGTATTGCCGAAAGAATTGCGAGATAAATTTGGGGTCAAAGCAGGAGATAAATTTATTGTGGCATCGTTGATGAACGATGCTTCGTTGTGTTGCATCGCCTTAATTAAAGCCGATTCTTTAAATTCAGTTATAGTTGAGCAGATAGCTCCTGTAGTAAGTGGAGTGCGAAAATAA